The following DNA comes from bacterium.
TATCTAATATGGCTTCAGGATGTTTCGCAGCAACTCTCAAAAGAACACGGGCAGGCCCTTCAGGTTTACGTCGACCTTGTTCCCAGTTTCGGAGCGTGGCAACACTGATTCCCATAAGAACAGCAAATTTATCCTGTGACAAACTATACTGCTTTCGTATCTTC
Coding sequences within:
- a CDS encoding helix-turn-helix domain-containing protein; translation: MKQEMFEELLESVKQGDAIMKGEMKPSRSFEFPESEVRKIRKQYSLSQDKFAVLMGISVATLRNWEQGRRKPEGPARVLLRVAAKHPEAILDTIR